The following are encoded together in the Nocardioides okcheonensis genome:
- a CDS encoding SPFH domain-containing protein: MTMTTYVSRPDRLVTSRSLRHGLRPTFAVQPWQVALERRDGEPTRVLPAGRHVRRTRATYQVVDLRERIDVVPAQEVLTADGVTVKVSAVWTWAVADAVAHTERVHDPVHTVYVAVQRALRDALSGLEAEALVRSPRTGLAPGAREAVAEVAAGVGIRLLDVVVKDVVLPADLRAAHAELVVGRHRAQAQLEAARAETAALRSLANGAKLLDDHPALAQLRLVQALPPGSRVEVVAPGRTPSRED, encoded by the coding sequence ATGACCATGACCACCTACGTCTCCCGCCCCGACCGGCTCGTCACCAGCCGCTCGCTGCGCCACGGCCTGCGCCCCACCTTCGCGGTCCAGCCGTGGCAGGTCGCGCTCGAGCGCCGCGACGGCGAGCCGACCCGCGTCCTGCCGGCCGGCCGGCACGTGCGCCGGACCCGTGCGACCTACCAGGTCGTCGACCTGCGCGAGCGCATCGACGTCGTGCCCGCGCAGGAGGTGCTGACGGCCGACGGCGTCACGGTCAAGGTCTCCGCCGTGTGGACCTGGGCCGTCGCCGACGCGGTCGCCCACACCGAGCGGGTGCACGACCCGGTGCACACCGTCTACGTCGCGGTGCAGCGCGCCCTGCGCGACGCGCTGTCCGGGCTCGAGGCCGAGGCGCTCGTCCGCTCGCCCCGCACGGGGCTGGCGCCCGGCGCGCGGGAGGCGGTGGCCGAGGTCGCCGCCGGGGTCGGCATCCGGCTGCTCGACGTCGTCGTGAAGGACGTCGTGCTGCCCGCCGACCTGCGCGCGGCCCACGCCGAGCTCGTCGTCGGCCGGCACCGGGCGCAGGCGCAGCTCGAGGCGGCGCGCGCCGAGACCGCGGCCCTCCGGTCGCTCGCCAACGGCGCCAAGCTGCTCGACGACCACCCGGCGCTGGCGCAGCTGCGGCTGGTGCAGGCGCTGCCGCCCGGCTCGCGGGTCGAGGTGGTGGCGCCGGGGCGTACGCCCTCGCGCGAGGACTGA
- a CDS encoding ATP-binding cassette domain-containing protein has protein sequence MNAPTSPTTQRTAVLSARGLVKTFGRVVGLDGVDVDLYPGEVLAIVGDNGAGKSTLIKCLTGAVEPDAGEIRLDGSPISFKRPQDARDAGIETVYQTLAVAPALDIATNMFLGRERRRPGPLGSVLRMLDYKGMREDARSSLSALGIGTIQNMSQAVETLSGGQRQAVAVARAAAFADKLIVLDEPTAALGVKEGNQVLKMIKQVRDSGKPVILISHNMPHVFEVADRIHIQRLGGCAGVVTPQTHSMNDVVAIMTGATTLEQTPGVTTA, from the coding sequence GGCCGGGTGGTGGGCCTCGACGGTGTCGACGTCGACCTCTACCCGGGCGAGGTGCTCGCGATCGTCGGCGACAACGGCGCCGGCAAGTCGACGCTCATCAAGTGCCTCACCGGCGCGGTCGAGCCCGACGCGGGCGAGATCCGCCTCGACGGGAGCCCGATCAGCTTCAAGCGACCGCAGGACGCGCGCGACGCCGGCATCGAGACCGTCTACCAGACCCTCGCCGTCGCGCCCGCGCTCGACATCGCGACCAACATGTTCCTCGGCCGCGAGCGGCGTCGGCCCGGCCCGCTGGGATCGGTGCTCCGCATGCTCGACTACAAGGGCATGCGCGAGGACGCCCGCTCGTCGCTGTCGGCGCTCGGCATCGGCACGATCCAGAACATGTCGCAGGCCGTCGAGACCCTCAGCGGCGGCCAGCGGCAGGCCGTGGCCGTGGCCCGCGCGGCCGCGTTCGCGGACAAGCTCATCGTCCTCGACGAGCCGACCGCCGCGCTCGGGGTCAAGGAGGGCAACCAGGTCCTCAAGATGATCAAGCAGGTCCGCGACAGCGGCAAGCCGGTCATCCTGATCTCCCACAACATGCCCCACGTCTTCGAGGTCGCCGACCGCATCCACATCCAGCGGCTCGGAGGGTGCGCCGGCGTGGTGACGCCGCAGACGCACTCGATGAACGACGTCGTCGCGATCATGACCGGCGCCACGACGCTCGAGCAGACGCCGGGCGTGACGACGGCGTGA
- a CDS encoding cysteine desulfurase-like protein, whose translation MSFDVASFRSGFPSLASGIAHFDNPGGTQTPAVVGEAIARTLTGPLSQRGSLLVSQRNAEDAVAGFRSAIADLVGGVPGGVVHGRSATALTYDVSRALAKTWEPGDEVVVCELDHDSNVRPWIQAAERAGVTVRWLRLDPATGELDLSSLDAITDRTRLVALTAASNLLGTRPPVATVAARAHEVGALVHVDAVHHTAHAAPDLAAMGADLLVCSPYKFFGPHCGALVADPSLLETLRPDKLVPSSDAVPERFELGTLPYELLAGVTAAVDLIASLGTGSSRRERLVSAAAAIADHELRLRQRIEDGLADLADHLTLHSRAADRTSTLFLTLRDRDPKDAHAFLAERDVMVPPGTFYAVETFRALDLPVDSGLRIGLAAYNDDAEVDRLLDGLGAFLG comes from the coding sequence ATGTCGTTCGACGTCGCGTCCTTCCGCTCCGGCTTCCCCTCCCTGGCCTCCGGCATCGCCCACTTCGACAACCCCGGCGGCACCCAGACGCCCGCCGTCGTCGGCGAGGCGATCGCCCGCACACTGACCGGTCCGCTGTCGCAGCGCGGCTCGCTCCTGGTCAGCCAGCGCAACGCCGAGGACGCGGTGGCGGGCTTCCGCTCGGCGATCGCCGACCTGGTGGGCGGCGTCCCCGGCGGCGTGGTGCACGGGCGCAGCGCGACGGCGCTGACGTACGACGTCTCGCGGGCGCTGGCGAAGACCTGGGAGCCGGGTGACGAGGTGGTCGTCTGCGAGCTCGACCACGACTCCAACGTCCGGCCGTGGATCCAGGCCGCCGAGCGCGCGGGCGTGACCGTGCGCTGGCTGCGCCTCGACCCGGCGACCGGCGAGCTCGACCTGTCGTCGCTCGACGCGATCACCGACCGGACCCGGCTGGTCGCGCTCACCGCGGCCTCCAACCTGCTCGGCACCCGCCCGCCGGTCGCCACGGTCGCGGCCCGCGCCCACGAGGTCGGTGCGCTGGTCCACGTCGACGCGGTCCACCACACCGCCCACGCTGCGCCCGACCTGGCCGCGATGGGCGCGGACCTGCTGGTCTGCTCCCCCTACAAGTTCTTCGGCCCGCACTGCGGCGCGCTGGTCGCCGATCCGTCGCTGCTGGAGACGCTGCGGCCCGACAAGCTCGTGCCGTCGTCCGACGCGGTGCCCGAGCGCTTCGAGCTCGGGACGCTGCCCTACGAGCTGCTCGCCGGCGTCACCGCGGCCGTCGACCTGATCGCCTCCCTCGGGACCGGCTCCTCGCGCCGGGAGCGGCTGGTCTCGGCCGCCGCAGCGATCGCCGACCACGAGCTGCGGCTGCGGCAGCGGATCGAGGACGGCCTGGCCGACCTGGCCGACCACCTCACGCTCCACTCGCGCGCCGCCGACCGGACCTCGACGCTGTTCCTCACCCTGCGCGACCGCGACCCGAAGGACGCCCACGCCTTCCTCGCCGAGCGCGACGTGATGGTGCCGCCCGGCACGTTCTACGCCGTGGAGACCTTCCGCGCCCTCGACCTCCCCGTCGACTCCGGCCTGCGGATCGGGCTCGCGGCCTACAACGACGACGCCGAGGTCGACCGGCTGCTGGACGGGCTCGGGGCGTTCCTCGGCTGA
- a CDS encoding DNA polymerase IV, which translates to MGRWVLHVDMDQFLVAVELLRRPELVGLPVVVGGRGDPTERAVVSTASYEARAHGVRSGLALKLAQRRCPDAVFLPVDFPVYEEASARVMETLRAMPGAVVEVLGWDEAFVGVETDDPLAAAHAIQAAVLEATSLHCSVGIGDTLVRAKIATDFGKPQGTFRLTRDNWTEVMGARPTTALWGVGNRIGARLEAIGIRTVADLAAADEDALVAAFGPASGGHLGRLGRGGGRAWPDDTPWVARAHGRETTYQADLLTAEAVRAALAELATRVVDDVRREDRAVQRVHLKVRFAPFITFTKVRKLTEPTFDVEVITQTAFDLFLALDDQRPVRLLGVRGEMVPPEGGY; encoded by the coding sequence ATGGGCCGCTGGGTGCTGCACGTCGACATGGACCAGTTCCTGGTCGCGGTCGAGCTGCTGCGCCGGCCCGAGCTGGTCGGCCTTCCGGTCGTGGTCGGCGGGCGCGGCGACCCGACCGAGCGCGCGGTGGTGTCGACGGCGTCCTACGAGGCTCGCGCCCACGGCGTACGCTCCGGCCTCGCGCTCAAGCTCGCCCAGCGGCGCTGCCCCGACGCGGTGTTCCTGCCGGTCGACTTCCCGGTCTACGAGGAGGCGTCGGCGCGGGTGATGGAGACGCTGCGGGCGATGCCGGGAGCGGTCGTCGAGGTCCTCGGCTGGGACGAGGCGTTCGTCGGGGTCGAGACCGACGACCCGCTCGCCGCGGCCCACGCGATCCAGGCGGCCGTGCTCGAGGCGACGTCGCTGCACTGCTCGGTCGGCATCGGCGACACCCTCGTGCGCGCCAAGATCGCCACCGACTTCGGCAAGCCCCAGGGCACCTTCCGGCTCACCCGCGACAACTGGACGGAGGTCATGGGCGCGCGGCCGACCACGGCGCTGTGGGGCGTCGGCAACCGGATCGGTGCCCGGCTCGAGGCGATCGGGATCCGTACGGTCGCCGACCTCGCCGCGGCCGACGAGGACGCGCTGGTCGCCGCCTTCGGTCCGGCCAGCGGCGGCCACCTCGGCAGGCTCGGCCGCGGCGGCGGTCGGGCGTGGCCCGACGACACCCCGTGGGTCGCCCGCGCGCACGGCCGGGAGACGACCTACCAGGCCGACCTGCTCACCGCCGAGGCGGTCCGCGCCGCGCTGGCCGAGCTCGCGACCCGGGTCGTCGACGACGTACGCCGCGAGGACCGCGCGGTGCAGCGGGTCCACCTCAAGGTCCGCTTCGCCCCGTTCATCACCTTCACGAAGGTCCGCAAGCTGACGGAGCCGACCTTCGACGTCGAGGTGATCACGCAGACCGCCTTCGACCTCTTCCTCGCCCTCGACGACCAGCGTCCGGTCCGGCTTCTCGGGGTGCGCGGCGAGATGGTCCCGCCCGAGGGCGGCTACTGA
- a CDS encoding DUF1801 domain-containing protein has product MSDLPSVDEILSATADERRRDDARAAIELITRTTGAEARVWGPSIVGFGHAPYTTADAKVHDWFAVGLSPRKAALTFYGLLQDGPDELLDLLGPHTTGKGCLYVKRLDAIDTAVLGEIVARAWREKHVPH; this is encoded by the coding sequence ATGAGCGACCTGCCCTCCGTCGACGAGATCCTGTCCGCCACCGCCGACGAGCGGCGCCGCGACGATGCCCGCGCCGCGATCGAGCTCATCACCCGGACGACCGGCGCCGAGGCGCGGGTCTGGGGACCGTCGATCGTCGGCTTCGGCCACGCGCCGTACACGACCGCCGACGCCAAGGTGCACGACTGGTTCGCCGTCGGGCTCTCGCCGCGCAAGGCGGCCCTGACCTTCTACGGCCTATTGCAGGACGGTCCCGACGAGCTCCTCGACCTGCTCGGACCCCACACCACCGGCAAGGGCTGCCTCTACGTCAAGCGCCTCGACGCCATCGACACCGCCGTGCTCGGCGAGATCGTCGCGCGGGCCTGGCGGGAGAAGCACGTACCCCACTGA
- a CDS encoding ABC transporter ATP-binding protein, producing the protein MTEQPREGVATDVAASARDLVKTYGKGEAEVRALDGVSVDLMRGEFTAVMGPSGSGKSTLMHCLAALDTPSGGEAVVDGTALGRLKDKDLTTLRRERIGFVFQSFNLVPTLSAEENILLPLSLAGRKPDRAWFDQVVDAVDLRPRLGHRPSEMSGGQQQRVACARALVSKPSIVFADEPTGNLDSTSSAQVLGFLRRSVDEFAQTVVMVTHDPVAASYTDRVLFLADGKIVDELRQPDRDQILEKMARLQDVAIRKAAG; encoded by the coding sequence ATGACTGAGCAGCCCCGGGAGGGCGTGGCGACCGACGTCGCCGCAAGCGCACGAGACCTGGTGAAGACCTACGGCAAGGGCGAGGCGGAGGTACGCGCGCTGGACGGCGTGTCCGTCGACCTGATGCGCGGCGAGTTCACCGCCGTGATGGGCCCCTCGGGGTCCGGCAAGTCGACGCTGATGCACTGCCTCGCGGCGCTCGACACCCCGAGCGGCGGCGAGGCCGTCGTCGACGGCACCGCGCTGGGCCGGCTCAAGGACAAGGACCTGACGACGCTGCGTCGCGAGCGGATCGGCTTCGTCTTCCAGTCGTTCAACCTGGTGCCGACGCTCAGCGCGGAGGAGAACATCCTGCTGCCGCTGAGCCTGGCCGGGCGCAAGCCCGACCGCGCGTGGTTCGACCAGGTCGTCGACGCCGTCGACCTGCGCCCGCGCCTGGGCCACCGGCCGAGCGAGATGTCCGGCGGCCAGCAGCAGCGCGTCGCCTGCGCCCGCGCGCTGGTCAGCAAGCCGTCGATCGTCTTCGCCGACGAGCCCACCGGCAACCTCGACTCCACCAGCAGCGCCCAGGTGCTCGGGTTCCTGCGCCGCAGCGTCGACGAGTTCGCCCAGACCGTCGTGATGGTGACCCACGACCCGGTCGCGGCGTCCTACACCGACCGGGTGCTCTTCCTCGCCGACGGCAAGATCGTCGACGAGCTGCGCCAGCCCGACCGCGACCAGATCCTCGAGAAGATGGCCCGCCTGCAGGACGTCGCGATCCGCAAGGCGGCCGGCTGA
- a CDS encoding LysE/ArgO family amino acid transporter: MGDVVAGLLTGLSLIVAIGAQNAFVLRQGLRRSHVGLVVAVCALSDVVLILAGVAGIGVVLDRAAWAVEVVRWLGVAFLAAYGVLSLLRARRPEALAVGDGVVESRRGVLGRAVALTWLNPHVYLDTVLLLGSVAGTHGDPGRWWFALGACVASLLWFAGLGYGARLAAPRLARPRAWQVLDVAVGLVMLAIAARLALGA, from the coding sequence GTGGGAGACGTCGTCGCCGGGCTGCTGACCGGGCTGTCGCTCATCGTCGCGATCGGTGCGCAGAACGCGTTCGTGCTGCGGCAGGGGCTGCGCCGCAGCCACGTCGGGCTGGTGGTCGCGGTGTGCGCGCTGTCCGACGTCGTGCTGATCCTCGCCGGCGTCGCGGGCATCGGGGTGGTGCTGGACCGGGCCGCGTGGGCGGTCGAGGTGGTGCGCTGGCTCGGCGTCGCGTTCCTCGCCGCCTACGGCGTGCTGTCCCTGCTGCGGGCCCGGCGACCCGAGGCGCTGGCGGTGGGCGACGGCGTCGTCGAGTCACGCCGCGGCGTGCTCGGCCGCGCGGTCGCGCTGACCTGGCTCAACCCGCACGTCTACCTCGACACCGTGCTGCTGCTGGGCTCGGTCGCCGGCACGCACGGCGACCCGGGGCGCTGGTGGTTCGCCCTCGGCGCGTGCGTCGCGAGCCTGCTGTGGTTCGCCGGGCTCGGGTACGGCGCGCGGCTGGCCGCGCCGCGCCTGGCGCGCCCCCGCGCCTGGCAGGTCCTCGACGTCGCCGTCGGGCTCGTGATGCTGGCGATCGCGGCGCGGCTCGCGCTCGGCGCCTGA
- a CDS encoding ABC transporter permease — translation MLRLTWRNLLARKVRLLMSTLAIVLGIGFLAGVMTFSTGLNATFDNIVKGSTPDAQVRPAGDVQGANAGVGTTALVTPADVDKLAALPEVAQADGSVDGLGSFLLGKDDKLVGGQGAPTLAFNYAPGENMQGEPVLELNQGGWPEKPGEVTIDTSSAERGSYEVGDTVTMIVPTGEPRRTFTLVGTADFNGGGTAGATLVLMDTKEAQEIFLDGQDGFTSVSLTAADGVSQTELVDAAKAVTPEGFTAVTGDKVVEETQDQIGQFLDVISIFLTTFAVIAIVVGAFIIFNTFSILVSQRVRESALLRALGASKRQVTRGVLVEAFLMSVVGATLGLLLGLGLSRGLAGLFRSFGLDISGDVLTLTPFTVAAGYVVGILVTMVAAFVPARRAAKVPPVAAMRDDLVVQEKGMGRRLVLGTIAMVVGIALVAAGLVGAPGTDAIWIGAGAVIWVVTTAVLAPVLGKPVLLACRGVFGRLFGTPGRLAGENALRNPRRTGATASALMIGLAVVSAVGVLASSLSATQDKIVDDQFTSDFLVQLPTFQGFPTQYGDQMEQVDGVDVVSRQQGIPVSVEVDGKPDQAFANGVDAAFTDVYTLTMLDGTEELSGDQVLLSQGRADDLAASAGDTIDVEFPGGKTIPLEVAGVFEDTPVTSGITVPFSVLEEAGVKRSDSSLSINVTDGADLGAVKQDLDDVVKDLPILSVQDKQEFKELISGQVNQLLYVIYGLLALAVVIAVIGIVNTLGLSVLERTREIGLLRAVGLSRSRLRRMITLESVTIALLGAVLGMVLGLVIGVVLRESLKDDLTELSLPISSLLVFLVVAVIFGVLAAIVPAVRASRMKVLDAIASE, via the coding sequence ATGCTCCGCCTGACCTGGCGCAACCTGCTCGCCCGCAAGGTCCGCCTCCTGATGAGCACGCTCGCGATCGTGCTCGGCATCGGCTTCCTCGCCGGCGTGATGACCTTCAGCACCGGCCTCAACGCCACCTTCGACAACATCGTCAAGGGCTCCACCCCGGACGCGCAGGTCCGCCCCGCCGGCGACGTGCAGGGAGCCAACGCCGGCGTCGGCACCACCGCGCTGGTCACGCCCGCCGACGTCGACAAGCTGGCCGCGCTGCCCGAGGTGGCGCAGGCCGACGGCTCGGTCGACGGGCTGGGGTCGTTCCTGCTCGGCAAGGACGACAAGCTCGTCGGCGGCCAGGGCGCCCCGACGCTGGCCTTCAACTACGCGCCGGGCGAGAACATGCAGGGCGAGCCGGTCCTCGAGCTCAACCAGGGCGGGTGGCCCGAGAAGCCGGGCGAGGTCACGATCGACACCTCGTCGGCCGAGCGCGGGTCGTACGAGGTGGGCGACACCGTGACGATGATCGTGCCCACCGGCGAGCCCCGGCGCACCTTCACCCTCGTCGGCACGGCCGACTTCAACGGCGGCGGCACCGCCGGCGCCACCCTCGTCCTGATGGACACGAAGGAGGCGCAGGAGATCTTCCTCGACGGCCAGGACGGCTTCACCAGCGTCTCGCTAACCGCCGCCGACGGCGTCTCCCAGACCGAGCTCGTCGACGCGGCGAAGGCCGTCACCCCGGAGGGCTTCACGGCCGTCACGGGCGACAAGGTGGTCGAGGAGACCCAGGACCAGATCGGTCAGTTCCTCGACGTCATCTCGATCTTCCTCACCACCTTCGCGGTGATCGCGATCGTCGTGGGCGCGTTCATCATCTTCAACACCTTCTCGATCCTCGTCTCCCAGCGGGTGCGCGAGTCGGCGCTGCTGCGCGCACTCGGCGCCAGCAAGCGCCAGGTCACCCGGGGGGTGCTGGTCGAGGCGTTCCTCATGTCCGTCGTCGGCGCGACCCTCGGGCTGCTGCTCGGCCTCGGCCTGTCGCGCGGTCTGGCCGGGCTGTTCCGCTCCTTCGGCCTCGACATCTCCGGCGACGTGCTGACGCTCACCCCGTTCACGGTCGCGGCGGGCTACGTCGTCGGCATCCTCGTCACGATGGTCGCCGCCTTCGTGCCGGCACGCCGCGCGGCGAAGGTGCCGCCCGTGGCCGCGATGCGCGACGACCTGGTCGTGCAGGAGAAGGGCATGGGTCGGCGCCTGGTCCTGGGCACGATCGCGATGGTGGTCGGCATCGCGCTGGTCGCGGCCGGCCTCGTCGGCGCTCCCGGCACCGACGCGATCTGGATCGGCGCCGGCGCGGTGATCTGGGTGGTCACCACCGCCGTCCTCGCCCCGGTCCTCGGCAAGCCGGTGCTGCTCGCCTGCCGCGGCGTGTTCGGCCGGCTGTTCGGCACGCCCGGGCGGCTGGCCGGCGAGAACGCGCTGCGCAACCCGCGGCGTACGGGCGCGACCGCCTCCGCGCTGATGATCGGCCTCGCCGTCGTCTCCGCGGTCGGCGTCCTCGCCTCGTCGCTCAGCGCCACCCAGGACAAGATCGTCGACGACCAGTTCACCAGCGACTTCCTCGTCCAGCTGCCGACGTTCCAGGGCTTCCCGACGCAGTACGGCGACCAGATGGAGCAGGTCGACGGCGTCGACGTCGTCTCGCGCCAGCAGGGCATCCCGGTGAGCGTCGAGGTCGACGGCAAGCCCGACCAGGCCTTCGCCAACGGCGTCGACGCGGCGTTCACCGACGTCTACACGCTCACGATGCTCGACGGCACCGAGGAGCTCAGCGGCGACCAGGTGCTGCTGAGCCAGGGCCGCGCCGACGACCTGGCCGCGAGCGCGGGCGACACGATCGACGTGGAGTTCCCCGGCGGGAAGACCATCCCGCTCGAGGTCGCCGGCGTCTTCGAGGACACCCCGGTCACGAGCGGCATCACGGTGCCGTTCTCGGTGCTGGAGGAGGCCGGCGTGAAGCGCAGCGACTCCTCGCTGTCCATCAACGTCACCGACGGCGCCGACCTGGGAGCGGTCAAGCAGGACCTCGACGACGTGGTCAAGGACCTGCCGATCCTCTCGGTGCAGGACAAGCAGGAGTTCAAGGAGCTGATCAGCGGGCAGGTCAACCAGCTGCTCTACGTCATCTACGGCCTGCTCGCCCTCGCCGTCGTGATCGCGGTGATCGGCATCGTCAACACCCTCGGCCTGAGCGTCCTCGAGCGGACCCGCGAGATCGGCCTGCTGCGCGCGGTCGGGCTGTCGCGGAGCCGGCTGCGGCGGATGATCACCCTCGAGTCGGTCACCATCGCGCTGCTCGGCGCCGTGCTCGGGATGGTGCTCGGCCTGGTCATCGGCGTGGTGCTGCGCGAGTCGTTGAAGGACGACCTGACCGAGCTCTCGCTGCCGATCAGCAGCCTGCTGGTGTTCCTCGTCGTGGCCGTGATCTTCGGCGTGCTCGCGGCGATCGTCCCCGCCGTCCGCGCGTCGCGGATGAAGGTGCTGGACGCCATCGCCAGCGAGTGA
- a CDS encoding PadR family transcriptional regulator — MTDALWPAPWVRAALDVAVLATLDGGPLHGYAVAQALAERGFGLLKGGSLYPVLSRLEEGGDVEATWVEGHGGPGRKAYELTAQGRERLAHDLAAWRQLGDTMTTMSTGATRHG; from the coding sequence ATGACCGACGCCCTCTGGCCCGCACCGTGGGTGCGGGCCGCGCTCGACGTGGCGGTCCTGGCCACCCTCGACGGCGGCCCGCTGCACGGGTACGCCGTCGCGCAGGCGCTCGCGGAGCGCGGGTTCGGGCTGCTCAAGGGCGGCTCGCTCTACCCCGTGCTCAGCCGGCTCGAGGAGGGCGGCGACGTCGAGGCGACGTGGGTCGAGGGGCACGGCGGCCCGGGGCGCAAGGCGTACGAGCTGACCGCGCAGGGCCGCGAACGGCTGGCACACGACCTGGCTGCCTGGCGGCAGCTCGGGGACACGATGACGACGATGAGCACGGGGGCGACGAGACATGGCTGA
- a CDS encoding peptide MFS transporter has protein sequence MSQTPDTTQAPARRSDSDTRFFGQPGVLANLFGVELWERFSFYGMQGILLIYLYYSAAQGGLGIDEGVATGIVGAYGGAVYLSTILGAWLADRLIGPERTLFYSAIAVMAGHVALALLPGLTGVGVGLVLIALGSGGVKANATSLVGSLYDEHDTRRDAGFSLFYMGINIGALIGPLLTGLLQKEAGFHWGFGAAAVGMALGLTQYALFRKNLPAETNHVANPLPQGKLATYGIAAAVVLVVVGVLTWVGVITADRLANIVIGISAVAAVAYFALILRDREVQGVERSRIFAFVPLFVCNVVFWSLYQQQFTVVTIYADKRLDRDLFGWEMPVSWVQSINPVFIIVLAGVFAALWTKLGDRQPVTPFKFGAGTALMGVAFFCFLPMPGGENTAPLLGLAGILLVFTLAELLISPVGLSATTKLAPKKYRTQMVALYFLSIALGTALAGVLAGYYDDTNESPFFIWVGLASVVTGVVVMLASKPIHKLMAGVD, from the coding sequence GTGAGCCAGACACCAGACACGACGCAGGCGCCGGCCCGGCGCAGCGACTCCGACACCCGCTTCTTCGGCCAGCCCGGTGTGCTGGCGAACCTGTTCGGCGTGGAGCTGTGGGAGCGGTTCAGCTTCTACGGCATGCAGGGCATCCTGCTGATCTACCTGTACTACTCCGCGGCCCAGGGCGGCCTCGGCATCGACGAGGGCGTCGCCACCGGCATCGTCGGCGCCTACGGCGGTGCGGTCTACCTCTCCACGATCCTCGGGGCCTGGCTGGCCGACCGGCTGATCGGCCCGGAACGGACGCTGTTCTACTCCGCGATCGCCGTGATGGCCGGACACGTCGCCCTCGCCCTGCTGCCCGGCCTGACCGGCGTCGGCGTCGGCCTGGTCCTGATCGCCCTCGGCTCCGGCGGCGTGAAGGCCAACGCGACCTCGCTGGTCGGCTCGCTCTACGACGAGCACGACACCCGCCGCGACGCCGGCTTCTCGCTGTTCTACATGGGCATCAACATCGGCGCGCTGATCGGCCCGCTGCTGACCGGCCTGCTGCAGAAGGAGGCCGGCTTCCACTGGGGCTTCGGCGCCGCGGCGGTCGGCATGGCGCTCGGCCTGACCCAGTACGCGCTGTTCCGCAAGAACCTGCCGGCCGAGACCAACCACGTCGCGAACCCGCTGCCCCAGGGCAAGCTCGCGACCTACGGCATCGCGGCCGCGGTCGTGCTGGTGGTCGTCGGCGTGCTCACCTGGGTCGGCGTCATCACCGCCGACCGCCTCGCCAACATCGTCATCGGCATCAGCGCGGTGGCGGCCGTGGCCTACTTCGCCCTGATCCTCCGCGACCGCGAGGTGCAGGGCGTGGAGCGCAGCCGGATCTTCGCGTTCGTGCCGCTCTTCGTCTGCAACGTCGTGTTCTGGTCGCTCTACCAGCAGCAGTTCACCGTCGTGACGATCTACGCCGACAAGCGCCTCGACCGGGACCTGTTCGGCTGGGAGATGCCGGTGTCGTGGGTGCAGTCGATCAACCCGGTCTTCATCATCGTGCTGGCCGGCGTCTTCGCCGCGCTCTGGACCAAGCTGGGCGACCGCCAGCCGGTCACGCCGTTCAAGTTCGGCGCCGGCACCGCGCTGATGGGCGTCGCGTTCTTCTGCTTCCTGCCCATGCCGGGCGGGGAGAACACCGCGCCGCTGCTCGGCCTCGCCGGCATCCTGCTGGTCTTCACCCTCGCCGAGCTGCTGATCTCGCCGGTCGGCCTGAGCGCCACCACCAAGCTCGCGCCGAAGAAGTACCGCACCCAGATGGTCGCGCTCTACTTCCTCTCGATCGCGCTCGGCACCGCCCTCGCCGGCGTGCTGGCGGGCTACTACGACGACACCAACGAGAGCCCGTTCTTCATCTGGGTGGGTCTCGCCTCGGTCGTCACCGGCGTGGTCGTGATGCTCGCGTCGAAGCCGATCCACAAGCTGATGGCGGGCGTCGACTGA